From a region of the Daphnia pulicaria isolate SC F1-1A chromosome 1, SC_F0-13Bv2, whole genome shotgun sequence genome:
- the LOC124335063 gene encoding uncharacterized protein LOC124335063 codes for MLGEVRAMAFGESARQNTISIGDGSSVVHHTVKSEILNRCPAGSPLAAMVKNINKGARSNHGMRWSPSSDTTKGRDGHSFAYILHYLSTGDLIYPLHEGFHRVDVLLKELTFFGLVEDVIRYATQEGSGRSKQNRRRSVLFTTRDTQSERKVETLPKRVPMAKCQSIQDVHFIGSCSTGRVAGVDVVQSVSMSDLNMERAENEIREQPSTEKCSRTTNIQHGHRFLNAIKRYLSLKSSGSSGSHRQNGNKRNSDGPNKSAAIWSPRQVNTASGGVFRPNSARGSTLILIATPDSVTVFGQRNQLEMMLPDFPIEALRSFSSAFIDSKLVYQPDDTSSGGDVDGYSSSSFTSVSSLPKRSSSTSSESTAVPTTAHSDLLFRLFQRHIQPLGFNVTVQSHWRSNDTLETHHQWLLHKKHNSKQSIGTSSGRRRHTHAGMASAMSTTTINQQTSVTRRASVLQRLFNKSALTLHTDL; via the exons ATGCTGGGCGAGGTCCGCGCCATGGCATTCGGAGAAAGTGCTCGTCAAAACACCATCAGCATTGGCGATGGGTCGTCCGTCGTTCATCACACGGTCAAAAGTGAAATCTTGAACCGCTGTCCGGCCGGTTCACCGTTGGCCGCCATGGTTAAAAACATCAATAAAG gAGCGCGGAGCAATCACGGAATGCGATGGAGTCCATCATCGGACACGACAAAAGGCCGCGACGGCCATTCATTCGCCTACATTTTGCACTACTTGAGCACGGGAGATCTGATCTATCCGCTTCACGAAGGCTTCCATCGTGTCGATGTTCTGCTCAAG GAGTTGACCTTCTTCGGTCTGGTGGAGGACGTCATCCGCTACGCAACACAGGAGGGGTCTGGCCGTAGCAAACAAAACAGACGACGATCTGTCCTGTTCACAACTCGCGACACGCAGTCGGAACGAAAAGTCGAGACCTTACCCAAAAGAGTGCCAATGGCCAAATGCCAAAGCATCCAGGATGTTCATTTCATCGGCAGCTGTTCCACGGGCAGAGTGGCCGGTGTTGATGTCGTCCAGAGTGTCAGCATGTCCGATCTGAACATGGAGCGGGCAGAAAATGAAATCCGAGAACAGCCTTCGACGGAAAAATGCAGCCGAACGACCAACATCCAGCACGGTCATCGATTTCTCAACGCCATCAAACGCTATTTGAGTCTTAAATCGTCCGGCTCGAGCGGAAGTCACCgccaaaatggaaacaaacGCAATTCGGATGGGCCAAATAAGTCGGCGGCCATTTGGAGCCCACGGCAAGTCAACACGGCCAGCGGCGGAGTCTTCCGTCCCAACTCGGCCAGGGGATCAACCTTGATTCTCATTGCCACTCCGGACAGTGTGACAGTTTTCGGACAGAGAAATCAACTGGAAATGATGCTTCCGGATTTTCCCATTGAAGCCCTGCGCAGTTTCAGCTCGGCATTTATTGACAGCAAACTCGTTTACCAGCCGGACGATACTTCCAGCGGAGGAGACGTCGATGGCTACTCTTCCTCGTCTTTTACATCCGTTTCTTCGCTACCCAAacggagcagcagcaccagtAGCGAGAGCACTGCGGTTCCTACCACAGCCCACTCGGACTTGCTCTTCCGGCTCTTCCAGCGTCACATCCAGCCGCTGGGTTTCAACGTCACCGTCCAGTCTCACTGGCGCAGCAACGACACCCTGGAAACTCACCATCAATGGCTACTGCACAAGAAACACAACTCTAAACAGTCGATCGGCACCAGCAGCGGAAGGAGGCGACACACCCACGCCGGAATGGCCTCCGCAATGTCGACAACTACAATCAACCAGCAAACTTCCGTAACGCGAAGAGCATCCGTTCTGCAACGCCTCTTTAACAAGAGCGCACTTACACTTCACACAGACCTCTAA
- the LOC124333223 gene encoding uncharacterized protein LOC124333223 isoform X2, whose protein sequence is MEKEPIVAIPLSDQCDPARPHSPHPTDCYKFYHCINRPNGVQQVEKTCNPPTMFNPNTMICDWPQSVMRIRPECGLSNVTTQVPVLPPTLSSSAALEKAPIKPVPIKSVPLKAICTPPCQNLGFCKAPNVCICPEIFEGPQCQFTKSKPCVEKPPTPKNSRIVCNSTACTSTCHTGFTFPGGSKEIQMVCDSGNWVQLQQPQGTVQKVADCQPVCDPVCENGGRCLPNNVCLCPEEFRGPQCKYPLKNCAPERLNFNGGYNCSIGSTLYRCTLKCGANGVFEFPPAPFYTCDFAKAKFTPEPIPKCISESQFAKNLKSKPTSAPQILIEQNSELKGNFQQSSNLESEWFHPTTVNPNTASTSKEASKTSSRIPGRCDPARPHSPHPTSCYLFYHCVDGVSGIVYLEKACQPPTMFNPDTMICDWPESVMRIRPCGSIIGSIPTSAPTTATKKVDTARSCVDGWTDWFSASVPAENSEDFELYEQIAPQGSICPTSKIREIEHQVRFRCNCGEDASLPLKQLPELTTTEKVVTTLRPVTTEKVVNIVTTTTPTSKKIAESCPKGYTWSRCAYICTRLCSTYAVELKKQGRCQTSNDLSCAPGCVEDDETLDRTCLWRDKFTCVSPTECIAAPTQQLVPKG, encoded by the exons ATGGAAAAGGAACCCATAGTTGCGATTCCTCTTTCCGACCAATGTGATCCAGCTAGACCTCATAGTCCGCACCCAACCGATTGTTATAAGTTTTACCATTGCATCAATCGACCCAACGGCGTCCAGCAAGTAGAGAAAACCTGCAATCCCCCGACAATGTTCAATCCAAACACGATGATTTGTGACTGGCCTCAATCGGTAATGCGAATCCGACCAGAATGCGGATTATCAAACGTTACCACCCAAGTCCCAGTTCTCCCACCAACATTATCTAGCTCGGCTGCATTAGAAAAAGCACCAATCAAGCCAGTTCCAATCAAATCTGTACCCCTCAAAG CTATTTGTACACCTCCTTGCCAGAATTTGGGTTTCTGTAAGGCACCAAATGTTTGTATCTGTCCGGAAATCTTCGAAGGCCCACAGTGTCAGTTCACGAAAAGTAAACCTTGCGTCGAAAAACCCCCAACTCCGAAGAATTCACGTATTGTTTGCAATTCAACGGCATGCACGTCGACCTGCCACACTGGTTTCACCTTCCCCGGTGGAAGTAAGGAAATTCAAATGGTCTGCGACTCTGGAAATTGGGTCCaacttcaacaaccacagGGAACGGTTCAGAAAGTTGCCGATTGCCAGC CCGTATGTGACCCAGTCTGCGAAAACGGAGGCCGATGTCTTCCAAACAACGTTTGTCTGTGCCCAGAAGAGTTTCGTGGACCACAATGCAAATATC CTCTAAAGAATTGCGCCCCTGAACGCTTGAACTTTAACGGGGGATATAATTGTTCCATCGGAAGTACTTTATACAGATGTACATTAAAATGCGGTGCGAATGGGGTTTTCGAGTTCCCACCTGCTCCTTTCTACACTTGCGACTTCGCCAAAGCTAAATTCACACCTGAACCTATACCTAAGTGCATCTCTG AGAGCCAATTcgccaaaaatctgaaatccaAACCAACAAGCGCTCCACAAATATTAATCGAACAGAATTCGGAACTGAAAGGGAATTTCCAGCAATCGTCTAATCTAGAATCAGAATGGTTTCACCCAACCACCGTTAATCCAAATACAGCATCAACTTCAAAAGAAGCGTCCAAAACTTCGAGCCGTATTCCAGGTCGTTGTGATCCAGCCAGACCGCATAGCCCACATCCTACCAGTTGCTATTTGTTTTATCACTGTGTCGACGGCGTGAGTGGGATCGTATATTTGGAAAAAGCTTGCCAGCCTCCGACAATGTTCAATCCGGACACGATGATTTGTGACTGGCCCGAGTCGGTCATGCGGATCCGTCCGTGCGGATCTATCATTGGCAGCATTCCTACTTCTGCTCCAACTACTGCTACAAAGAAAGTAGACACAGCTAGATCCTGTGTAGATGGCTGGACCGATTGGTTTAGTGCTTCCGTACCAGCTGAAAACAGCGAAGATTTTGAATTGTACGAACAGATTGCTCCTCAAGGTTCCATCTGTCCAACATCGAAGATTCGCGAAATCGAACATCAAGTCCGTTTCCGCTGTAATTGCGGAGAAGACGCATCTTTGCCGCTTAAACAATTACCCGAGCTCACAACTACCGAGAAAGTCGTCACTACACTTAGGCCCGTGACTACCGAGAAAGTCGTCAATATCGTAACAACAACTACACCTACGAGTAAAAAGATTGCCGAAAGTTGCCCTAAAGGTTACACCTGGAGTCGTTGCGCTTATATCTGCACTCGG CTTTGCTCCACTTACGCCGTTGAGCTGAAAAAACAAGGCCGTTGTCAGACGTCGAACGACCTTAGTTGTGCTCCAGGTTGTGTCGAAGACGACGAAACTTTGGATCGGACTTGCCTATGGCGGGACAAATTTACTTGCGTGTCTCCCACCGAGTGCATTGCGGCTCCGACCCAGCAACTTGTCCCAAAAGGATAA
- the LOC124334747 gene encoding neurogenic locus notch homolog protein 1-like gives MNLTKCLVALFSFILVLPLYAAPQGEPEESDELVDYEEYQQDERPKGDNYVLQYVGPRQKAERLFKVMALSKGTSRGVSQSVSQSDEQNLKTMNQTQGLSKDNGNVFANLSDEGSAVVSTELKTPRNKSALISFKGGCMEKPPKPANTANIKCAPNNGHCDVKCVKNFFFLDKLKQLRIHCEAPGIWKVGDSEKIPDCEPICMPPCQNFGFCSAPDICTCSENFEGPQCQFAKDNLCHDKPPTSINSQVVCNGTSECISTCNKGFAFASGTTELKWTCDSGRWVHCQHQTGKFQKVPDCLSACDPPCENGGRCLANNVCECPQGFRGPQCNYPVENCAPERMGFNGVYNCSCGSSSLSCCVLCSLNCGTDGVFEFPPAPVYSCEYAEAKFFPEMVPQCIFENQQQEQPVQSFKSNSTSHSQMVITQTSDMEWTGKETSNQETDFSVVSNGFQGFLGFIPKNRILNSEKDNYKATRDLLGKSMPSRFNYGSNLYQKKYHYNKSAPPYKN, from the exons ATGAATCTGACTAAGTGTCTCGTGGCGTTATTCAGCTTTATCCTAGTGTTGCCGTTGTACGCGGCACCTCAAGGCGAACCTGAAGAGAGCGACGAATTAGTGGACTACGAAGAATATCAACAAGACGAAAG ACCCAAAGGAGATAACTATGTACTTCAGTATGTAGGTCCACGCCAGAAAGCGGAACGTTTGTTCAAGGTGATGGCATTAAGCAAAGGTACAAGCCGAGGTGTAAGCCAAAGTGTAAGCCAAAGTGATGAACAGAACCTCAAGACGATGAACCAAACCCAAGGATTATCCAAGGATAATGGAAATGTATTTGCCAATTTATCGGATGAAGGCTCGGCCGTCGTCTCTACCGAATTGAAAACTCCACGCAACAAATCTGCACTGATCAGCTTCAAAGGAG GTTGCATGGAGAAGCCTCCGAAGCCGGCAAATACTGCCAATATAAAATGCGCTCCAAATAA CGGTCACTGTGATGTCAAGTGCGtgaaaaacttctttttcctgGATAAATTGAAGCAATTGCGAATCCACTGTGAAGCACCGGGTATTTGGAAAGTTGGCGACTCGGAAAAAATACCTGATTGCGAAC CTATCTGTATGCCTCCATGCCAAAATTTCGGCTTTTGCTCAGCTCCGGATATCTGCACCTGTTCAGAAAATTTTGAAGGACCACAATGTCAGTTCGCCAAGGATAATCTTTGCCATGATAAGCCACCAACTTCGATCAACTCGCAGGTTGTTTGCAACGGGACATCAGAATGCATATCGACCTGCAACAAAGGATTTGCTTTTGCCAGTGGAACTACGGAACTGAAATGGACTTGCGACTCTGGACGTTGGGTGCACTGCCAGCACCAGACGGGAAAGTTTCAGAAAGTTCCTGATTGCCTGT CCGCATGTGACCCACCTTGTGAAAACGGAGGAAGGTGCCTGGCTAACAACGTTTGTGAGTGTCCCCAAGGGTTCCGGGGACCGCAATGCAATTATC CTGTGGAGAATTGCGCCCCTGAGCGAATGGGCTTCAATGGTGTCTACAACTGTTCCTGCGGAAGTTCTTCGTTAAGTTGCTGTGTATTGTGCTCACTGAATTGTGGTACGGACGGCGTATTCGAGTTCCCACCGGCTCCTGTTTACTCTTGCGAGTACGCCGAAGCCAAGTTCTTTCCCGAGATGGTACCGCAGTGTATATTTG AGaatcagcagcaggagcagccagTCCAGTCTTTCAAATCCAACTCTACAAGTCATTCGCAAATGGTGATCACGCAAACCTCCGATATGGAATGGACTGGAAAGGAAACATCCAATCAAGAAACAGATTTCTCGGTGGTGTCAAATGGCTTTCAGGGTTTCTTGGGATTTATCCCAAAGAATCGGATTTTAAATAGTGAGAAGGATAATTATAAAGCTACTCGGGACTTGCTGGGCAAGTCAATGCCCTCACGCTTCAATTATGGCTCGAATTTGTACCAGAAAAAGTATCACTATAACAAATCTGCTCCCCCCTACAAGAACTGA
- the LOC124333223 gene encoding uncharacterized protein LOC124333223 isoform X1: MEPIKCIVIFVFLSASVLAVPRSAIDLNERGERAIHSGDPSSGLKTASKPASYKSNQETSFTLAPKIVSTSILMEKEPIVAIPLSDQCDPARPHSPHPTDCYKFYHCINRPNGVQQVEKTCNPPTMFNPNTMICDWPQSVMRIRPECGLSNVTTQVPVLPPTLSSSAALEKAPIKPVPIKSVPLKAICTPPCQNLGFCKAPNVCICPEIFEGPQCQFTKSKPCVEKPPTPKNSRIVCNSTACTSTCHTGFTFPGGSKEIQMVCDSGNWVQLQQPQGTVQKVADCQPVCDPVCENGGRCLPNNVCLCPEEFRGPQCKYPLKNCAPERLNFNGGYNCSIGSTLYRCTLKCGANGVFEFPPAPFYTCDFAKAKFTPEPIPKCISESQFAKNLKSKPTSAPQILIEQNSELKGNFQQSSNLESEWFHPTTVNPNTASTSKEASKTSSRIPGRCDPARPHSPHPTSCYLFYHCVDGVSGIVYLEKACQPPTMFNPDTMICDWPESVMRIRPCGSIIGSIPTSAPTTATKKVDTARSCVDGWTDWFSASVPAENSEDFELYEQIAPQGSICPTSKIREIEHQVRFRCNCGEDASLPLKQLPELTTTEKVVTTLRPVTTEKVVNIVTTTTPTSKKIAESCPKGYTWSRCAYICTRLCSTYAVELKKQGRCQTSNDLSCAPGCVEDDETLDRTCLWRDKFTCVSPTECIAAPTQQLVPKG, translated from the exons ATGGAGCCAATTAAATGTAtcgtcatttttgtttttttaagcgCGTCGGTGCTTGCTGTTCCCAGAAGTGCAATCGATCTAAACGAAag AGGGGAACGTGCCATCCACTCTGGCGACCCTTCAAGTGGCTTAAAAACAGCAAGCAAGCCGGCTTCATATAAATCGAATCAAGAAACCTCCTTCACCCTAGCTCCGAAAATAGTATCGACTTCTATTCTCATGGAAAAGGAACCCATAGTTGCGATTCCTCTTTCCGACCAATGTGATCCAGCTAGACCTCATAGTCCGCACCCAACCGATTGTTATAAGTTTTACCATTGCATCAATCGACCCAACGGCGTCCAGCAAGTAGAGAAAACCTGCAATCCCCCGACAATGTTCAATCCAAACACGATGATTTGTGACTGGCCTCAATCGGTAATGCGAATCCGACCAGAATGCGGATTATCAAACGTTACCACCCAAGTCCCAGTTCTCCCACCAACATTATCTAGCTCGGCTGCATTAGAAAAAGCACCAATCAAGCCAGTTCCAATCAAATCTGTACCCCTCAAAG CTATTTGTACACCTCCTTGCCAGAATTTGGGTTTCTGTAAGGCACCAAATGTTTGTATCTGTCCGGAAATCTTCGAAGGCCCACAGTGTCAGTTCACGAAAAGTAAACCTTGCGTCGAAAAACCCCCAACTCCGAAGAATTCACGTATTGTTTGCAATTCAACGGCATGCACGTCGACCTGCCACACTGGTTTCACCTTCCCCGGTGGAAGTAAGGAAATTCAAATGGTCTGCGACTCTGGAAATTGGGTCCaacttcaacaaccacagGGAACGGTTCAGAAAGTTGCCGATTGCCAGC CCGTATGTGACCCAGTCTGCGAAAACGGAGGCCGATGTCTTCCAAACAACGTTTGTCTGTGCCCAGAAGAGTTTCGTGGACCACAATGCAAATATC CTCTAAAGAATTGCGCCCCTGAACGCTTGAACTTTAACGGGGGATATAATTGTTCCATCGGAAGTACTTTATACAGATGTACATTAAAATGCGGTGCGAATGGGGTTTTCGAGTTCCCACCTGCTCCTTTCTACACTTGCGACTTCGCCAAAGCTAAATTCACACCTGAACCTATACCTAAGTGCATCTCTG AGAGCCAATTcgccaaaaatctgaaatccaAACCAACAAGCGCTCCACAAATATTAATCGAACAGAATTCGGAACTGAAAGGGAATTTCCAGCAATCGTCTAATCTAGAATCAGAATGGTTTCACCCAACCACCGTTAATCCAAATACAGCATCAACTTCAAAAGAAGCGTCCAAAACTTCGAGCCGTATTCCAGGTCGTTGTGATCCAGCCAGACCGCATAGCCCACATCCTACCAGTTGCTATTTGTTTTATCACTGTGTCGACGGCGTGAGTGGGATCGTATATTTGGAAAAAGCTTGCCAGCCTCCGACAATGTTCAATCCGGACACGATGATTTGTGACTGGCCCGAGTCGGTCATGCGGATCCGTCCGTGCGGATCTATCATTGGCAGCATTCCTACTTCTGCTCCAACTACTGCTACAAAGAAAGTAGACACAGCTAGATCCTGTGTAGATGGCTGGACCGATTGGTTTAGTGCTTCCGTACCAGCTGAAAACAGCGAAGATTTTGAATTGTACGAACAGATTGCTCCTCAAGGTTCCATCTGTCCAACATCGAAGATTCGCGAAATCGAACATCAAGTCCGTTTCCGCTGTAATTGCGGAGAAGACGCATCTTTGCCGCTTAAACAATTACCCGAGCTCACAACTACCGAGAAAGTCGTCACTACACTTAGGCCCGTGACTACCGAGAAAGTCGTCAATATCGTAACAACAACTACACCTACGAGTAAAAAGATTGCCGAAAGTTGCCCTAAAGGTTACACCTGGAGTCGTTGCGCTTATATCTGCACTCGG CTTTGCTCCACTTACGCCGTTGAGCTGAAAAAACAAGGCCGTTGTCAGACGTCGAACGACCTTAGTTGTGCTCCAGGTTGTGTCGAAGACGACGAAACTTTGGATCGGACTTGCCTATGGCGGGACAAATTTACTTGCGTGTCTCCCACCGAGTGCATTGCGGCTCCGACCCAGCAACTTGTCCCAAAAGGATAA